A window of Silurus meridionalis isolate SWU-2019-XX chromosome 4, ASM1480568v1, whole genome shotgun sequence contains these coding sequences:
- the LOC124384526 gene encoding RING finger protein 225-like, translating to MDRSPYAPDSPTEPTAPSTAPCTTPCTTTTSCTMEVSEAQVFCNDDLPDLECAVCFSQFNNVFNTPKVLQCGHTFCLECLARINIKSSQPDSLQCPLCRAYTPVPTLGLPKLATDIVVLSCLPEAMQRVYSIHFNRNRGKLQLKRIPSSVPPSPNRQRRSLDLEEQVNTELEQDPPSVSAPLHPDHEDSIVYHRGLLGITVFILHKNELWPGINAHDSP from the coding sequence ATGGATCGCTCTCCTTATGCCCCTGACAGCCCCACGGAGCCCACAGCGCCTTCTACAGCACCATGCACAACaccctgcaccaccaccacgtctTGCACCATGGAGGTCTCTGAAGCCCAGGTTTTCTGTAATGATGACCTCCCAGACCTGGAGTGTGCCGTGTGTTTCAGTCAGTTCAACAACGTCTTCAACACACCCAAAGTGCTGCAATGTGGCCACACCTTCTGCCTGGAGTGCCTCGCACGCATCAACATAAAATCCTCTCAGCCCGACAGCCTGCAGTGCCCTCTGTGCAGAGCGTACACCCCTGTGCCCACCCTGGGCCTCCCTAAACTGGCGACAGACATCGTGGTGCTGTCCTGCCTCCCCGAGGCCATGCAGCGTGTCTACAGCATCCACTTCAACCGCAACAGAGGCAAGCTGCAGTTGAAGCGCATCCCCAGCTCTGTCCCGCCTTCCCCGAACCGTCAGCGCCGCAGCCTGGACCTCGAGGAGCAAGTCAACACTGAGCTGGAACAGGATCCACCCAGCGTGTCTGCCCCGCTTCATCCTGATCATGAAGATAGCATTGTTTATCATCGTGGTCTCCTCGGCATCACTGTTTTCATCTTACACAAAAATGAGCTATGGCCTGGCATAAATGCACAcgattcaccttga